In the genome of Bradysia coprophila strain Holo2 unplaced genomic scaffold, BU_Bcop_v1 contig_232, whole genome shotgun sequence, one region contains:
- the LOC119076340 gene encoding facilitated trehalose transporter Tret1-like isoform X1, producing MNNDIEVCSDDSIKKKVSFNKVKYQFLAACCANIVVLGQGCAIGWLSPTLPILQSDDSPLQSGKITIEEASWIGSISSIGSVVGTIYFGLISIYFGCKNTLVFCAFPVAIFWLFVIFATNAWHICAGRFIQGLTAGAFLCVQLYLADIANEKIRGILGTLLTLSVNIGILIGYISGTYLPYSTVPYILMIFPILFICVFVFMPNTPQYYLNARRNDKAEQSLRFYRGCKATSCYDSIEIQQELSHMSAINKQKEIAGRPKLSDFFNKPTMKAMLIGPTLMAVSQFSGTYCLTNYSVTIFEMSGSSYSPHMSSIVFGCLQIAGTYVTTLFIDRVGRKVLLLISGSGCAVGLTVMGIFSYLFESGYDVSGLNWVPVVSLSFVIFIASIGLIPIPYVIIAEVLPQKIRLIGTTVCTTTVSIWAAIILNQFPYLLVNLQLYGCMWLFASVAVFGLLFTIFFVPETKGKTLDVLLDDIECNNNQKVVTIS from the exons atgaataatgACATCGAAGTGTGTAGTGATGATAGTattaagaaaaaagtttcattcaataaagtgaaatatcaatttttggCTGCATGTTGTG CTAACATCGTTGTACTGGGTCAAGGTTGTGCGATCGGCTGGTTAAGTCCAACGCTTCCGATTCTTCAATCAGATGATTCACCGTTACAATCGGGAAAGATAACGATTGAAGAGGCTAGTTGGATTGGTTCAATATCAAGCATTGGTAGTGTAGTCGGTACAATTTACTTCGGTTTGATCTCCATTTATTTTGGCTGTAAAAATACATTAGTGTTCTGCGCATTTCCCGTAGCG ATATTTTGGCTGTTTGTAATATTTGCTACAAATGCCTGGCACATATGCGCCGGACGATTCATACAAGGGCTGACCGCTGGTGCATTTTTATGTGTTCAATTATACTTGGCTGACATTGCCAACGAAAA AATTAGAGGAATACTTGGAACGCTGTTAACACTTAGCGTTAACATAGGTATTCTCATTGGCTATATTAGCGGTACATATCTGCCGTATTCCACAGTGCCATATATCCTGATGATTTTCcctattttattcatttgcgTATTCGTATTCATGCCAAACACGCCTCAGTATTACCTGAATGCACGACGCAATGAT AAAGCTGAACAATCATTGAGATTTTATAGAGGATGCAAGGCCACTAGTTGCTATGATAGTATCGAAATACAACAGGAGCTGAGCCATATGTCTGCCATTAACAAACAGAAGGAGATTGCTGGAAGACCAAAACTGTCTGATTTCT TTAACAAACCAACAATGAAGGCCATGCTTATCGGTCCAACATTGATGGCTGTGAGTCAATTTAGTGGAACGTATTGCTTG ACCAATTACTCCGTAACAATATTCGAAATGTCTGGATCAAGTTACAGTCCACACATGTCATCCATTGTGTTTGGTTGCCTGCAAATCGCTGGCACATATGTGACAACATTGTTCATTGATCGAGTGGGCAGAAAGGTTTTACTGCTGATTTCGGGCAGTGGTTGTGCGGTTGGATTAACTGTGATGGGAATATTTTCGTATTTGTTCGAGAGTGGCTACGACGTTAGTGGACTGAATTGGGTTCCAGTTGTCAGTTTAtcgtttgttatttttattgccTCGATTGGACTGATTCCGATACCTTATGTTATCATTGCTGAGGTTCTTCCACAGAAG atTCGACTGATAGGTACAACAGTATGTACAACAACAGTGAGCATTTGGGCTGCgataattttaaatcaatttccatACCTCTTGGTGAATTTGCAATTATACGGATGTATGTGGTTGTTCGCATCGGTGGCTGTTTTCGGACTGCTTTTCACGATATTTTTTGTGCCAGAAACAAAGGGAAAAACATTGGATGTGTTGCTCGACGACATTGAATgtaataataatcaaaaagtTGTTACAATTAGTTGA
- the LOC119076340 gene encoding facilitated trehalose transporter Tret1-like isoform X2 has translation MNNDIEVCSDDSIKKKVSFNKVKYQFLAACCANIVVLGQGCAIGWLSPTLPILQSDDSPLQSGKITIEEASWIGSISSIGSVVGTIYFGLISIYFGCKNTLVFCAFPVAIFWLFVIFATNAWHICAGRFIQGLTAGAFLCVQLYLADIANEKIRGILGTLLTLSVNIGILIGYISGTYLPYSTVPYILMIFPILFICVFVFMPNTPQYYLNARRNDKAEQSLRFYRGCKATSCYDSIEIQQELSHMSAINKQKEIAGRPKLSDFFNKPTMKAMLIGPTLMAVSQFSGTYCLTNYSVTIFEMSGSSYSPHMSSIVFGCLQIAGTYVTTLFIDRVGRKVLLLISGSGCAVGLTVMGIFSYLFESGYDVSGLNWVPVVSLSFVIFIASIGLIPIPYVIIAEVLPQKIRLIGTTVCTTTVSIWAAIILNQFPYLLVNLQLYGCMWLFASVAVFGLLFTIFFVPETKGKTLDVLLDDIECQSLHIL, from the exons atgaataatgACATCGAAGTGTGTAGTGATGATAGTattaagaaaaaagtttcattcaataaagtgaaatatcaatttttggCTGCATGTTGTG CTAACATCGTTGTACTGGGTCAAGGTTGTGCGATCGGCTGGTTAAGTCCAACGCTTCCGATTCTTCAATCAGATGATTCACCGTTACAATCGGGAAAGATAACGATTGAAGAGGCTAGTTGGATTGGTTCAATATCAAGCATTGGTAGTGTAGTCGGTACAATTTACTTCGGTTTGATCTCCATTTATTTTGGCTGTAAAAATACATTAGTGTTCTGCGCATTTCCCGTAGCG ATATTTTGGCTGTTTGTAATATTTGCTACAAATGCCTGGCACATATGCGCCGGACGATTCATACAAGGGCTGACCGCTGGTGCATTTTTATGTGTTCAATTATACTTGGCTGACATTGCCAACGAAAA AATTAGAGGAATACTTGGAACGCTGTTAACACTTAGCGTTAACATAGGTATTCTCATTGGCTATATTAGCGGTACATATCTGCCGTATTCCACAGTGCCATATATCCTGATGATTTTCcctattttattcatttgcgTATTCGTATTCATGCCAAACACGCCTCAGTATTACCTGAATGCACGACGCAATGAT AAAGCTGAACAATCATTGAGATTTTATAGAGGATGCAAGGCCACTAGTTGCTATGATAGTATCGAAATACAACAGGAGCTGAGCCATATGTCTGCCATTAACAAACAGAAGGAGATTGCTGGAAGACCAAAACTGTCTGATTTCT TTAACAAACCAACAATGAAGGCCATGCTTATCGGTCCAACATTGATGGCTGTGAGTCAATTTAGTGGAACGTATTGCTTG ACCAATTACTCCGTAACAATATTCGAAATGTCTGGATCAAGTTACAGTCCACACATGTCATCCATTGTGTTTGGTTGCCTGCAAATCGCTGGCACATATGTGACAACATTGTTCATTGATCGAGTGGGCAGAAAGGTTTTACTGCTGATTTCGGGCAGTGGTTGTGCGGTTGGATTAACTGTGATGGGAATATTTTCGTATTTGTTCGAGAGTGGCTACGACGTTAGTGGACTGAATTGGGTTCCAGTTGTCAGTTTAtcgtttgttatttttattgccTCGATTGGACTGATTCCGATACCTTATGTTATCATTGCTGAGGTTCTTCCACAGAAG atTCGACTGATAGGTACAACAGTATGTACAACAACAGTGAGCATTTGGGCTGCgataattttaaatcaatttccatACCTCTTGGTGAATTTGCAATTATACGGATGTATGTGGTTGTTCGCATCGGTGGCTGTTTTCGGACTGCTTTTCACGATATTTTTTGTGCCAGAAACAAAGGGAAAAACATTGGATGTGTTGCTCGACGACATTGAAT GTCAATCACTACACATACTTTAA